In Malaclemys terrapin pileata isolate rMalTer1 chromosome 10, rMalTer1.hap1, whole genome shotgun sequence, the DNA window TCAGGATACtcactccaggctgctggccttgGCATCCTGCTGAAAGTGCCTGAGCTTCAGGAAGTCCAGCAGATCCTTAGGCAGCTCCTTGTTGTAGTACAGGACGCCCTGCAGCAAACAGAGTGGGCAGGTTAGAGCTCGCCAGAGCCCCTCGCCCCATGGTGGGGGGACACCCAAGCAGAGAGCACTTGGGCCTTTCTAAGGGAGCAAGCCCAAGTCCACTCCAGGGGGCTCAAACCCAGCCCAGGAGTCACCAGTGATGGAGTCCCAGGCGTGGGCTGTGGGGAAACATCCTACCTGAATGTAAACCTCCAGGCCCTGCCGCCGCTGCTCCTGCACCTTTGACATCCAGTTGGGGACTCGcttgggggggaaatctgggaccttGCACATCTTCTTTATCTAGGGCAGAACATGGTGTTACCATCAGACAGAGTCACAGCCCACCTGCTGCTTGTAGCTACAGGACACCAGGGTCCTGTGGGTCCCTGGGCTAGAGGTTCTGCTCTGGGGATCCATGTACCACACCATGGCAGGAGGACCCCTCCCCTCTGACACAGCAGCATTGAGCCCCCTCAGGAGCTGCAAAGGTCTCTTCtcctcccagcaccagcaggggtggCAGCATGCCCCCACCTCTTCAATATTACACCCCAGTTGCTGGTTCATCTGCTTGGGTGGGCCCCAGCATTCCTCCCCTCCTGCCAGGATCCTCTATCAGGGTGGTGCTGGTGAGGCCTCCAGGGGTTTTTGCAtgaacacccctgtgagataacACAGGTCCCCTTCTCACAGTGACAGGCCCAGGCTCAGGCAGGTGTCGCCATGTCAATTACACTCTGTCATATTTTcaagcccttttttaaaaaaacaaaaacagaagttgAGTAAACAACGCCTCAGCTCAGGCTGATGCTGCCCAGGCCTTAATCTGGTGCTGGCTGAAGGGCTGTGGGCCCCAGGCACTGCAGCTCGGGGAAGAGAACTACATAGAGGTCCATGTTATCCCATCTCCCTGTTCCAGTCACGCAGGGACGCGACTTCCCTTGTAATTGGCACGTGCCCAATCCGCGAGCATACCCCGGAGGAGCAGAACATAGACAGGGAGACAGACTAACATCTGGCAACACACGTGTGGAGGAAATGCTGCCAGACAGCATGTTTGCAGGGATGAATTCCTCAAAGGCAGCAGCTGGGCCCTGTGGCAGTGGAAAGAGCAGTCCCTGGGGTTTGCTGTGCAGCACAGCAGGCAGCAACGGTAACATGCAGTTTACCCCCGCTCCCCATTCCAGCTGCTTGCCCGGCCGGCCCTCACCCTTTTATGCAGGGCATGGAACTCGCTGTAGCGCTTCTCAATGGTATGTTTCCGGCCATTGCACAGCACCTCCACCGTAAACACCTGCAACAGCACAGGAGAGACGTGAAACAGGCCTGACAGGCCCCAGTCTTAGTGCAGAAATACGTAATAAGAGCACCCCATTCCCAGTAccctcagccccctctccccagctgcccagACTGGAGAAGGGACATTGCTTCCCTGTAGCCCTCGGGTGGGGCAGCTGCTTACAGGGCTGTGAAACTGCAGTGTTTGCTTAGCAGTGAAAGCAGTCGTGTTCCctctcccagaatgcactgcagcTGTGTAAGCACAATCCAGTGTCAGGCTGAAGCAAACAGAGTCACAAAAGGCTCTTTTAGAGCAGGttctg includes these proteins:
- the SNX22 gene encoding sorting nexin-22 → MIAVSIPAVGPGAEAEPSPEKTHTVFTVEVLCNGRKHTIEKRYSEFHALHKRIKKMCKVPDFPPKRVPNWMSKVQEQRRQGLEVYIQGVLYYNKELPKDLLDFLKLRHFQQDAKASSLDHGFLLSHRPVMIFHRDPYVLPSSTELLPDIVLSGVLRGFYRPASSCWGKAVPKCLAESQVLSQQGS